A region from the Bacteroidota bacterium genome encodes:
- a CDS encoding DUF4286 family protein encodes MYIYNVTIKVEPHRATEWLDWMRNIHIPEVLETGYFLESRICKIVNDEDPEDFTFAVQYTCSTLADYEQYQKNKAPALQKEMRNLFGDDAFAFRTLMEIL; translated from the coding sequence ATGTACATCTACAATGTAACCATAAAAGTAGAACCTCATCGTGCAACCGAATGGCTGGATTGGATGCGCAATATTCATATTCCGGAGGTTTTAGAAACAGGATATTTTTTGGAAAGCAGAATATGCAAGATCGTGAATGATGAAGATCCTGAGGATTTTACTTTTGCAGTTCAATATACCTGTTCAACTTTAGCTGATTACGAGCAATATCAAAAAAATAAAGCACCGGCATTACAAAAAGAAATGCGTAACTTGTTTGGCGATGATGCATTTGCCTTCCGCACATTGATGGAAATTTTGTAA